From a region of the Brassica oleracea var. oleracea cultivar TO1000 unplaced genomic scaffold, BOL UnpScaffold00868, whole genome shotgun sequence genome:
- the LOC106320271 gene encoding uncharacterized protein C6orf132 homolog produces MITGNKRRFSIFNRAEQKVINAAREKKELPDFSALIKKKLSGGKKTSSATPGVTTPSKTTPGETTLSETTPGETTPSKATPGEMTLSEPPPPAVSSGLPVGPINIESSREDLMQSSERETAEPSVTDGNKKKRSAPDSSASIDAQARTGSDEPLRKKKKEEKKKRKKSTEG; encoded by the coding sequence ATGATTACCGGCAACAAGCGGCGCTTTTCGATATTCAATCGTGCCGAGCAAAAGGTGATCAACGCAGCTAGGGAGAAGAAAGAACTTCCGGACTTCAGCGCACTAATCAAGAAGAAGCTGAGCGGAGGGAAAAAGACGTCTTCTGCGACTCCCGGTGTGACGACTCCTAGTAAGACGACTCCTGGTGAGACGACTCTTAGTGAGACGACTCCGGGTGAGACGACTCCTAGTAAGGCAACTCCTGGTGAGATGACTCTTTCAGAGCCTCCCCCTCCTGCTGTTTCCTCGGGACTACCTGTAGGCCCAATCAATATCGAATCCTCGAGGGAGGACCTCATGCAGTCTTCTGAACGAGAGACTGCCGAGCCATCTGTGACTGATGGTAATAAGAAGAAAAGGTCTGCTCCCGATTCTTCTGCTTCAATCGATGCCCAAGCGAGGACTGGGTCTGATGAACctctgaggaagaagaagaaggaggagaagaaaaagaggaagaagtctaCTGAGGGGTAG
- the LOC106320270 gene encoding uncharacterized protein LOC106320270 — protein MGGSPPCGDSLRSVKDHRRQAITSKKWPSKPENDSSITFSPNDAIGVHLPHNDPLLVEVGIAKCDVIKVLIDTGSSADLIFRDTLDKMGVDLRDMKTSSRSLTGFNGASEMIIGTIKLPVYACGVTRTVKFSVIRTKAPYNAILGTPWLHSVKAVSTTYHQCVKFPGLNGQV, from the coding sequence CGGCGATTCGCTCCGGTCAGTAAAGGACCATCGACGGCAGGCAATAACCTCGAAGAAATGGCCATCGAAACCTGAGAATGATTCCTCAATCACTTTCTCACCTAACGATGCCATCGGCGTCCACCTACCTCATAACGACCCCCTACTCGTCGAAGTAGGAATCGCGAAGTGTGACGTCATTAAAGTTCTGATCGATACTGGCAGTTCGGCTGATCTGATCTTTCGAGATACGCTTGATAAGATGGGAGTCGACTTGCGTGACATGAAAACGTCGTCCCGCTCCCTCACGGGATTCAACGGAGCTTCTGAGATGATAATCGGGACAATCAAACTCCCAGTCTATGCATGCGGTGTGACACGCACAGTCAAGTTCTCCGTCATCCGAACAAAGGCTCCTTATAACGCGATCCTCGGGACCCCCTGGTTACATTCGGTCAAGGCAGTATCCACGACGTACCATCAGTGCGTGAAGTTTCCAGGACTGAACGGCCAGGTGTAG